The genome window TTTACCTGTATTGTTAAGACTATAGATGATATGTTGTATGAATAACAGATAAATAGCCATCTTATCTTTAGCAGAGTTTGGAATATTAGGAACACCAGCAAAAAATCGCTCAGTAAATTCAGGTAATGTTGTTATTTGTTCTCGCCATTCTGAAAAATCTAGTTTGAAAGGTGGATTAGATACTATATAATCCATTTTCTTATCAGCATGTCTATTTTCAATAATTGTATTACCTTGAACAATATTATTAATTGAATGGCTCAAATTATTTAAAATTAAGTTCAATCTAAGTAAGTTTGATGACTTCTGAGAGATATCTTGAGAATAAATAGATACCTTATCTGTCCCGATTTTACTTGCGACATTCATCAAAAGTGTTCCTGATCCAGCACTTGGATCATATGCTTTAACTGATTTTGGTTCGTCGTCACCGATCAAAATTTCCGACATGATCTTAGCAACTGAATGTGGCGTATAGTATTCGGCATATTTTCCTCCACCATCTTTGTTATAATCTTTAATCATATATTCGAAAATAGTTGAGAAAAAATCGAACCCTTGATCAAAAATGACCTCATCAAATTTAACCAACGCTAGTTTAGCTATGATTTGCTTAGCAACATCATTCCGCATACTACTGTCACGAACGATATCATTGATAAGCCGTTCTTCAAATAAACGAATATCAGAATTTCCAGCGGTATGGACCGAAAAAATCGAATTATTTTCCACAGCGATATCATTCAACGTATCATCAAAAGTTTTAGCAAAGTCATCCTCGTTCTGATGTTTATACAAGTCTTCAATTAAATGGCGTGGATGTAAATGTGCCGCATTAGTTCCTAACTCAAAATCAAGTAACATTGTATATTCGTCTTCACTAAGACTAGCTAATTTTTCATAATCATAATTTGGGTGTAATTTTTTTATTTCAAATAAAAACTTATCATTTAAAAACTTATATAAAAATGACTGTGTAACCAGATTGTATTCACCTGCTTCGCCACCTAATCCTGCATTAGCGGATATTGCTTTTAAGTCATCAACTAATTGCTTAACAATCGTTGTGTATGATTCATTCATTAGTTACAGTGCTCCTTCAAATTCATTAATATATTCTTTTGTCGCTAGACTAGATATCTTTACTAAAATTTGTGGTGAAACATTTATTTTACCGTTCAGATTACGCCATGTTTCACCAACAATTTCTTTGGTTTTGCTTTCAAAAAATTTGTCATTATCAAGGATGTTTTCGTTATTAACGATAACTTTATCAATACCTTCTTTTGCTCCTTTCAAAACATTGTATAATCCTATATTGTCACTAGGTTTTCTTAAGTTAAGACGTTTTGCAACACGAGCATATTTATGATCACCAGAAAAGTTAGCTGCAAGTTGCCTATTTTTACGATTCAATTCACCAATTTGACGAAGTATTTTCTTATATTCTTCATCCATTGTTTTGATAAACTGCCAATCATTATTTTCAGACATATTTTGCTTCATCATAATCCGCTTGAATTCTTCTAAAAGTGAGATATATTCGGGGTCCTTTTTATCCCAATTTTCTTTTAGACCACTGGCTACCTTCTTTTTCGTTTCTTGCAAGTCGTTAGCGGCCAACTGAAGTTCGGCTTCACCGGTTTTCACAAAGATGAAATCAGCATCATCCATTACCAAATTTAATAACTCTTCACCAGAAGTATCATCTGCATTTTCTAGCTGATTTAGAGTAGAAATTCGTTGTATCAACATAGTTAGCATTTTAGATACTAGTGTTAAGTCAATTCTCTGTAGTATTTCATTGTGCCCTAATAGACGAGCTAGTTGAAAATTATCTTTAATAGTTATCAATGCCATGCGTAATTCATTCAACGTTTTACGATCAGTAATATCCGATATGGTTTGACTAAAAACCTCCAAATTGTCGGTAGGGTAGTCAATCAACACGCTATCCGCCTCATCTAATTTTTGGTTGATTTCATCGGTTGATACGAATAGACTTCCGAAAATATTTTTAGCATCTTCTCCAGTAATACCTGTGTCGTATTCCCTTGTTAGCTCCTCAAGATATGCTTGATTTGTTTTATCGAATTCATGTGATATATCAGCAAAATCAACGACGTATCCTTGCTTATAATCACGATATGGACGATTGACCCGTGTTAAGGTTTGCAGTAAATTATGAGCTTTAATTTTCCGTCCTAGGTATAGTTTTTTTAGTCGAGGAGCATTAAATCCTGTGAGTAACATAGAATATACAAATAAGAAATCAACACTTCCTGATTTAAATGTCTTAACCTTTCTTTTATTTTCTTCTTGATCGTGTAAGACTAACTCAGCTGTATATCCATAAGTTGCAGCGTATTTTTCATTAAATTGTTTGAATAATTCTTTAGCCTGTTCAGAAGAACTTGCCACGATCATAGCTCCTATAGATTCATCACCCTGAGCAATACGAAACCTTTTAAGGTCGGTTAGGATATATTTAAGCATAGGATCAACAAACTTAGGATGGGCATAGATCATTTTCTTATTTAGAGCCCCTTGTTGAACCTGTATTTCTTGAAGTTTTGAGTGTAATTCTGCTTTATATTGAGTTTCAATATCTTCACGAATCAAACGCAAAGTGAATCCATCTGCAATGGAATCATTGTAATAATACTTATGAATATACTCTCCAAAAATATTACGAGTAGTCTTTAAATCTGCATTTTCAAGAACTTCTTCACCAGAAGAATCAAATTTTTTAGGAGCGATTAGTGGTGTTCCTGTCAGTGCGATTTTAATTGAGTCTTTATCAGCGTTGTAAAGATTAGCTAAGTAAGATCCTTTAGGATTATATGAACGGTGTGCTTCATCAATGAAGTAAATATTTTGTTCACGTAATTCATAACCAGATTTATTGATGAAACTGGTTTCGTTTTTAAATTTTTGTATATTTACTACTGCAACATCATGTGTGAATGGCTGACTCAATTCGTAAGAGGAAGATATTTTCTTCACAGTTAATCCACGCTTCATAAATTCTTCGGCTGCCTGGTCAGCCAAATCTAATCGATCCACAACAAAATAGAAGTGAGGAATAATATCTTTCTTTTGATAAACATCTTTAAGATATCTAATATTGTGATACGCTAGTGCAGTTTTACCAGATCCTTGAGTATGCCAAATAACGCCCTTCTTAATCCCTTCTTCTAATTTATTTTCAATGGCTTTAGTTGCAAAAAATTGAGGATAACGCATCACATGTTTTTGGATATCTAATGAACCATTAGATTTATCAAATTCGTTAACATAAACTAAACCATATTGGATAAAGAATAAGATTCGCTCTTTCGTTAAAAGTGACGATAAAATTTTATTGGTAGGTGTCGTACTTTCCAAATTAGTTTGGAATTCTCGACTGTTTTTAAGGATTTGTTTGTTCAAGTCTTTTAAAATACAATCAACTTTTATATCATCAAGTGGAGTAACATTAAATACTGAAGCTTCTTGTTCCTTAAAAGAGTTAAACATCAAGTTACTTAAATTAGGTGTTGTATAATATGCCCCTTGTAATTGTCCTAAT of Listeria monocytogenes contains these proteins:
- a CDS encoding HsdM family class I SAM-dependent methyltransferase is translated as MNESYTTIVKQLVDDLKAISANAGLGGEAGEYNLVTQSFLYKFLNDKFLFEIKKLHPNYDYEKLASLSEDEYTMLLDFELGTNAAHLHPRHLIEDLYKHQNEDDFAKTFDDTLNDIAVENNSIFSVHTAGNSDIRLFEERLINDIVRDSSMRNDVAKQIIAKLALVKFDEVIFDQGFDFFSTIFEYMIKDYNKDGGGKYAEYYTPHSVAKIMSEILIGDDEPKSVKAYDPSAGSGTLLMNVASKIGTDKVSIYSQDISQKSSNLLRLNLILNNLSHSINNIVQGNTIIENRHADKKMDYIVSNPPFKLDFSEWREQITTLPEFTERFFAGVPNIPNSAKDKMAIYLLFIQHIIYSLNNTGKAAVVVPTGFITAQSGIEKKIRKHLIDNRWLKGVVSMPSNIFATTGTNVSVIFIDKTNNTDDAKVVLVDASKLGTKVKDGKSQKTLLSSEDEKQIIQAFQMQEARDDFSVTVTYNEIKEKKYSLSASQYFDVKIEYVELTQEEFNNQMKKFQCTLQSLFLEDNKLQTDILEQLKKVKYE
- a CDS encoding type I restriction endonuclease, whose protein sequence is MTANKKFHELTRVQIPAMAHLTRLSYEYLSLKNLNIDEDTGIITDVFKSQFTRFNPEADFENEFKNIKSELDQDDLGRSFYERLTNGEHKLIDFIQPNKNVWQIAAEVEHERDDEKFRPDITIFINGLPLVFVEVKQPNVIRDGLTGIKSESKRTITRLKKKAFRRFNNITQLMIFSDNMPYDSTLGQLQGAYYTTPNLSNLMFNSFKEQEASVFNVTPLDDIKVDCILKDLNKQILKNSREFQTNLESTTPTNKILSSLLTKERILFFIQYGLVYVNEFDKSNGSLDIQKHVMRYPQFFATKAIENKLEEGIKKGVIWHTQGSGKTALAYHNIRYLKDVYQKKDIIPHFYFVVDRLDLADQAAEEFMKRGLTVKKISSSYELSQPFTHDVAVVNIQKFKNETSFINKSGYELREQNIYFIDEAHRSYNPKGSYLANLYNADKDSIKIALTGTPLIAPKKFDSSGEEVLENADLKTTRNIFGEYIHKYYYNDSIADGFTLRLIREDIETQYKAELHSKLQEIQVQQGALNKKMIYAHPKFVDPMLKYILTDLKRFRIAQGDESIGAMIVASSSEQAKELFKQFNEKYAATYGYTAELVLHDQEENKRKVKTFKSGSVDFLFVYSMLLTGFNAPRLKKLYLGRKIKAHNLLQTLTRVNRPYRDYKQGYVVDFADISHEFDKTNQAYLEELTREYDTGITGEDAKNIFGSLFVSTDEINQKLDEADSVLIDYPTDNLEVFSQTISDITDRKTLNELRMALITIKDNFQLARLLGHNEILQRIDLTLVSKMLTMLIQRISTLNQLENADDTSGEELLNLVMDDADFIFVKTGEAELQLAANDLQETKKKVASGLKENWDKKDPEYISLLEEFKRIMMKQNMSENNDWQFIKTMDEEYKKILRQIGELNRKNRQLAANFSGDHKYARVAKRLNLRKPSDNIGLYNVLKGAKEGIDKVIVNNENILDNDKFFESKTKEIVGETWRNLNGKINVSPQILVKISSLATKEYINEFEGAL